tctatgAGCCgctaccatggcatggcttgatgaatggtgagTAATCCgcgctggggatctgaacccaagaaccccaggccgctgaagcagagcagccaacttaaccactacgccaccagcctCTGTCTTACCTGAAGTGTTATTACTCGCTTCAGTCCTCATATTTTACTCTGCTGTTCTTGTGTCTGAGTCTCAAAACTAATTTTCTGAGCGTTTTTGTGACCCAACCTTTACAAATGACCATGACAGAGGACATATAAGGAGTATAAGATGGGCCATCTGTCCTCCAACCTGACTGGACGTTGGAATtatctgagattttaaaaatctcagcgTTGGGGCCCTACCCCAAGAGATTCTGATCTATTTGGTCAATGTTGGCACCTGGACACAGGTGGACTGTAaaagcttccaggtgattctaatattcaAAAATGTGTGTAgctctacggacagctaatcttcaacaaaggtgccaagaccatatcgtggagaaaagatagtctcttcaataaacggtgttgaggaaactggacagccacatgcaaaagaatgaaagtagatcattatctcatgccatacacaaaaataaactcaaaatggatcaaagacttgaagataagtcctgaaaccataaaacgcctggaagaaaatataggtagtacactctttgacattgaactaaaaaggatcttttcgaataccatgtcttttcagacaagggaaacaagagaaaaacaagtgggtgttcatcagactaaagagcttcttcaaagcaaaagaaactagaatcaaaaccaAAGGACAACCAACcagttgggagaaaatttttgcaaatcatatatccaataaggggttaacctccataatatctaaggaactcacacaactgaacaacaaaataacaaagagcccgatcaaaaaatgggcagaggatatgaacagacattttccaaagaagatatacagatggccaataaacacatgaaaagatgttcaacatcagtgatcatcagggaaatgcaaatcaaagctacactaaaataccactttacacctgttaaaatggctataataattaagactaaaaataaaaaatgttggagagggtgtggagaaaagggaactctcatccactgctggtgggaatgcaaactgatgcagccactatggacaagagtatggagattcctcaaaaaactaaaaatagaaataccatatgacccagctatcccactactggatatctacccagacaacttgaaatcaacaatccaaagtaacatatgtacctctatgttcattgtagcatatttacaatagccaagacatggaaacaatccaagggcccatcgactgatgattggataaagaagatgtggtgtgtatatatgtatacacaatggaatactactcagccataagaaagacaaagtcatcccatttgcaacaacatggatggacctggagggaattatgctaagcaaaataagccagactgagaaagacaaacccacatgatttcattcatgtggaatataaacaaatacatggacaaagaaaacagtttaggggttaccaggggaaaggagttgggggtgggcacaggggtgaaggggagcacttatgtggtgacagacaagaaatcatgtacaactgaaatttcacaatgatgtcaACTATTAtgaacaacaattaaaaaaatatgtgtatcaTGTATGCTTCCAAACAGAAGTCATTAAAAAGAAGTCTCATTACTTGATAGATGCAACAGGTTGACAGGTGAATTAGGTCCACAAATAAATCACCATTGCCTTCTCCATGCCCCTATCGCAGACATCAATATGTTTGTTTCTAGACTGTCTTTGACAAAATAGCTGCTACCTTATACTCaactgataaaaaataaatttgcatggTGATCAGACTCACCTTTGATTCTCTCATCATACAGAAAACCTCCTTCTGTCAACCACTTTTCCAAGGGCTCTGTTCAAGTccctgttcctcaggctgtagatgaaaGGGTTCAGCATGGGGGTCACCACTGTGTACATCACAGTAGCTGCAGTGTCCTTCTCAGATGAGTGCGAGGACAAAGGGTTGAAATACACAGCAATGATGGTGCCATAGAAGAGGGAAACCACAGCCAAGTGGGaaccacaggtggagaaggctttccACCTTCCCTTTGTGGATGGGACTCTCAGGACAGCATGGGTGATATGGACATACGAAGCCAGGACACAAACAAACGGGGTGATCATGATCAGGGCACCCTCAGTGAGAATCATCACCTCATTAAGGTATGTATCAGAGCAGGAGAGTTTGAGGAGAGGTGTCACATCACAGAAGAAATGAGGGATGGCATTGTCTGCACAGAATGAGAGTTGAGCCATCAGCAGGGTATGCAACAGAGCATTCAAATTGGCAATGACCCATGACCCAGCAACCAgcagggcacagagctgggggGTCATCTTTGTTAAGTAGTGTAAGGGATGGCACACAGCAACaaagcggtcataggccatcacagcCAGAAGGAAATTGTCCATGTCGGCAAGctcaaagagaaaatacatctGTGTGAGACACCCAGAGAAAGAGATGGTCTCACTCCCAAGTATGTGGTTGGCCAGCATCTTGGGGACAGTGGTGGAGGAGAAGCAGATGTCCACAAAGGACAGGCtgctgaggaagaagtacatgggagtATGCAGGCGGGAGTCCATGCTGATGGCCAGGAGGATGAGCAGGTTTCCCAGGACTGTGGCCAGGTACATGCTCAGGAAGAGCATgaagaggagctgctgctgctggggctgccTGGAGAGCCCGAGAAGGAAGAACTCGGAGACACTCGACTGATTTGCCCCTCTCATGGGCTGGGTCCAGGTGAATAGATGACAGTGAAATCAGAAACCTAGAAAAGGATGGTTAAGATGCGACAAATCAGGCTCCAGACAGGATTGCATTTGCAAATCAGTTCAAGAGTTGCTAAGAGAGGATGTGCATACCCCACCTTCACTCCCAATTTCCAGCACTCAGTTCTGATGTTTTTTCCTACTAGACTCACTGAATCTTATTTTTGTATTGAAAAACACACATTAACAATGCAAACCAGACAGGTATTTACACAACCGGACTCTATGACCATAtgtctctctgcttacatttcccagttctctccctctccacccaaCTCCTATGTAGCTCATAAAGAGATGAGAGAAACAGTTGATTATTACTGGGTTCAATCTGAAGAACATCTGATGGATGCAGCACTCCTACTATTGACTTCCTGCATCTGGAAGATGTAGTGGAGGAGGTCTCTAAAAGAATTTCGTGTCTTAATAGATATCAGTGTCTCCACTGCTGTACTCTTACCTGGGGGAGGTTGGTGCTATTGCTCTCAAGTGTTCCTCACCTCTGCATGACTGGTCAATGTTTCTCTTCATTGTAGAAATTGGAATATCTTGGAAACCTAGGCAAGTACTGAGTGAAAGAGGAGCAAGGCTTCATGGCTTGGTCCTCTGTGCGAGAAAGATGTTCAGGGCATTCACAGAGCAGACATTTAGAGGAGCTTCACAACCACTGGGATGAGATTCCCTGAGAGCCTCATTATACACAAGAAAAGAATAATTGTCTTATCTCCTGTTTGGCCCCTTTGGGCCAAACAATGATGACAAAGAATGTTATCTAGGGTTTAGATGTAACTTTTGGGTCAAAACTTGAAGATATTAGAAGCAAAGCACTTCGATGGAGACAAATCCCAGACAAAATTCCCTGAGATCTCAACCCTGGGATCTGGGTGGTCTGGGCCTGTGCCCATAGGTATGGAAATTCAGTTATGCAATCCTTGTTCTCCTCAATTCATTGTTCAGACCTGGGGCTGATGCTGTATTTTCTGTGTAACCCTTGCTTTCTTATGTCTGGTTATCTTCAGAGAAGATTAATGATGCCTAAtcttccccattttgcagatgggaatgTTGAGAGCACATTACAGAGCTGAGCTCAATCCATGAATCCATCTGGGATACAGGATAGTCTGATTCCAAGGGAAGTTGTCTCCAGGAGAACCCAACATGCTGTGATTTACAAACTCCAAGTCAGATGCCTTTTGGGGTGTCTGTCAAGCTCACATTGTTTACCTTTTTTCCGAATGGAACTCCCTAATCCACATAGTAGTGACAGTGGGGCCCCAGCAACCATTTTTATACCACATGCTCTCCCCTTCACCATAGCTGGTTGGACCAAGGTATTTGGAACTAGGATTGAGGGAGAGCCAATCCATATCACTATGTGGCTTGGCTGGAATGCATATATCCAACCCTCTTCTGTCTGCCCACTGCTATCTGTGGACTGAGGAGTAGAGAGGGGctgaagaaataaacacacagagaggagaagatATTAgttggagaaaatcttcatggtTTTCCTATTCTGGGCTTGACTCCTTTCCTGATGATTGCCTACATTCACTCAGGGTTTCACCCAGGGTTCTTAGttgcaaataataaaaactaattaTGGATAAATGTAGCAGAAAAGGATTTCATTAAAAGAACATTGAGTCCATCAATGGAggagtgaataaacaaattgaagtctatatatacaatggaatattattcagtcataaaaaagaatgaggcctGATATATGTTGCATGGATGGGCCTCAAAatccttatgctaagtgaaagaagacagacacaaaaagtcacatattgtatgatagGACGTCTGAGTGGAGGAGCCCAAGAGTCAGATGTTTTGGGCCTGTGGCTCAGGGGAGGGTCTGGCTTCACATGGTTCAGAACTCATCAACACACAAATCATTTGACCCTATAAGAGCAAATGTGATTGTCcagggagagagagtgaaaaaaaatccaagaataaAATCCATGAGGGTAATAACATGTAACGAGGTGACAGAAGAACACACGCCAGCAGATGTGATCTGTAAATGTAGTAACCAGGAAACTatcaggaaacagaaagaaagtggGGTCTCAGAAGACAAGACCTAAGTTTCCAAAAAAACTCAAATCAGTACTGTCATAGTGATAGTATGTAACAAAACTCCCCAAACTCAAAGGCTTAGAAAAGCAATAACCTTCTATTCATTGGTCTGAAGGTCAACTGAGCTTCAGACTGCGGTGCATCTGGGCTTGGCACTAGGCTGTGGGTTGGGCTCATGTCCACTGGTCTTGTGTCCTCCTGGGTCTCAGGCTGGAGGGGAAGCAGCAATCCAGAGCATGTTCCTCTGGTGGAGCACTGGAGTGAAGGAGAGCAAATTCAACTGTGCAAGCCCATTTGAGGACTCTCCTTAGAGCACCTTCACTGAAATCCTCTTGGCCGAAGCAATTCACTGGCCAAACCCCAAGTCAAGGGTCAGGGAAGGGAACTCCATCTGTCACGAGGCCATGGAAAGGACATGGATGTGTAATTATtacaaggaagtgaaggactgaGATCCATAATTCATTATACTACAAGAACCTAGTGGTAAACAATGCCaatgaaacagagaaattaagtaaagaACTAGATGGCATcgaatatattttataaaattatttttttaaagaaaatattgtggtgttttcaaagtatattttataatatgataAATGCAGTACCGCCTGGTGGTTAAGCAAATGTGTTTTGGCCAGCCAATGTTGCTTAGCTGTTCTTGTTGTCAGAGTATCAttgtaatttaaatgttaaatgaaaaagtggGACAcgaaaatattcataatacagggtttttagatatttttctttcttcttgataaCTTTCTACATTTTCCAAAAAGTTTCTTCAACAAGCAATATCAAGAACGTGAAGAGTGTGAtattttaccctacttgcaagtTAACAAGCTAGTCTGCCAGTTTCATGGATAGTGGCAGAAAACATGAGACTCTTGGGTCAGAgataaaggactttattactcacagcaataaCAGGAGCCAGAGTATCAGCATTTACACCAATTCGCTAAGCCCCAATTACCACAGAATGACATGAATAAGGCCAGGTGGTACCTGCATACACAGTAGGTGTGTTAGAGGAGAGGATCCCAAAGCttgggaaataaaatcttttgaaattggaaaaaagcCTGCCTGACCTTGTCCCAGAAGGAGacatttcatatttattctaCTGGACAGTGAAAAACCTGCCCTTTGCTCTGGAAAGACACACCATTTCTATCTCCCAAGGCTGTTTGTTATACAAACATCTTTGAAGATATGGTTTAGCACAAAAGCAGTGAATGTCTCTGCTCACAAAGAGTGCAGAAAATcaagagacccatggagaatGGCCTCCCACCAagtctgtatttattttatactcataAAGTTTTGTGGATTGGTTGGTTTTTAACAGTGAATGGAAGATGGAGGCATTCATTGTTGACTATTCTTTTCAGGTGTGGGATTGTACTCTAATGTTTTCTCATGTTCtagaagcttaaaaaaagaagaagaagaagaagatactGACACACAAAGAAAGAACCCTTCATCCaagtcaaatatttcagaaagtcTGAGAGAATAAGCCAATATAAGCCAAAAGGAAGTAGAGCTAATGATATAAATACTAACTGAAGTAtgctttaaagggaaaaaaggattAAAGAGAACAAAGATCTTTCTGTTACTAAAAGATACAATCCATAAGGAGCATACAACATTCATGAACCGCTACGTCCTCCATAACCCAACATCGAATCAAAAAGTAAAAGCTATTAacacatagaaagaaaatagttgAAGTGTTAATTATAAGACTTTACAAATCAACCAATAAATAAACACCTTAAGTATCTGAATGTTATAATCTtcatatatacttattttaattctatttcacAGGTATAGCTATATCTGAGAAAAACCCTGATTGAAGTTCCCTCTACATAAAAAGTCCCCAAGGATCCAAAGGGGATCTCAAAGGTAGAAGAGTAAATCTGAGTTAGGTATTCACGGGCAGAGCTGGTTTGACACAGTGGAGTTGGAAGCCTCTCAGGGGGTAGTCACTCTGGCTCAGAGTCAGAATTTAATGGTGGATAAAGTAAATTTGAGCTCAGATAGCTGTGACCTGAGGCCATAGATGGGTCCTAGTG
The sequence above is a segment of the Equus quagga isolate Etosha38 unplaced genomic scaffold, UCLA_HA_Equagga_1.0 72129_RagTag, whole genome shotgun sequence genome. Coding sequences within it:
- the LOC124234161 gene encoding olfactory receptor 1F1-like, with translation MRGANQSSVSEFFLLGLSRQPQQQQLLFMLFLSMYLATVLGNLLILLAISMDSRLHTPMYFFLSSLSFVDICFSSTTVPKMLANHILGSETISFSGCLTQMYFLFELADMDNFLLAVMAYDRFVAVCHPLHYLTKMTPQLCALLVAGSWVIANLNALLHTLLMAQLSFCADNAIPHFFCDVTPLLKLSCSDTYLNEVMILTEGALIMITPFVCVLASYVHITHAVLRVPSTKGRWKAFSTCGSHLAVVSLFYGTIIAVYFNPLSSHSSEKDTAATVMYTVVTPMLNPFIYSLRNRDLNRALGKVVDRRRFSV